One genomic window of Panicum hallii strain FIL2 chromosome 6, PHallii_v3.1, whole genome shotgun sequence includes the following:
- the LOC112896815 gene encoding cation/H(+) antiporter 15-like codes for MSLEALPTDAHLHGDGTVNKSLFCFPPNNSAAAATSSGVFAGDDPLKFYFPLLLCHVCIVFALSRAIHALLRRASVPLVISQILAGALLGPSFLGRVSPHAGELFAMPEGWVQINTVGGYAFMLQIFVIGVKTDLGVFVKSGKKAVAIAIIGTVAPQVAMSAAGAALSARVPASWKATFMLTGLTSSWWLSAFIVVCCTLDDLNLLSSKLGRLAMSAALIGDFANNLSVAFITSYLLASSPSEKLQRIGFVSIATFTIFVGFVVFVARPAILRLMRDVPEGALLCEARLVAVLLITITCGFASKVLGLHATYGPFMLGLLLPGGASLGVTMAERLDRLVAGLLLLLMFAQGGMRLDVYKMTDASTCLLLEVFLVVGVVAKFASCMAPCLFCGMSHREAFIVGLMMNFKGIIDVVYASAFMDAKVFDEQVYATFIITSLAVGATTAAAVKHIYHPEEKYVAYRRCTVQHKKIDEELRVLACVHSQADVGPMLALLDASSPSPESPITLYLLHLAPFAGLTTSVLRPYKLGDRNSAPSGAGTNSEHIVNAFRFFMQQRPPGSVSLLPFVCIAPNATVHDDVCAVALEKRAMLIVVPFHQRLAIDGSVENTTEKAGAIQAANFNVLHYSPCSVAILVDRGSLSVVPGEGADTDGFPHRVALYFLGGPEDREALALAMYMAEDAPIGLTVSRFVLPPEWRNGGDTVEDRLDEEAVQEYVRRLVDGQRLVYSEHMVTGSGGMVAVIRETSRASDLLIVGRRAESPESALTAGISDWSEHLELGVLGDLLTSADFGCRLSTLVVQQQTRAAAGEISRQSSVKNVEQRLESDGQVCKQRNFV; via the exons ATGTCGCTGGAGGCGCTGCCCACGGACGCGCACCTGCACGGCGACGGCACCGTCAACAAGAGCCTCTTCTGCTTCCCGCCCAAcaactccgccgccgccgccacctcctccggcGTCTTCGCCGGCGACGACCCGCTCAAGTTCTACTTCCCGCTGCTCCTCTGCCATGTCTGCATCGTCTTCGCGCTCTCCCGCGCCATCCAcgccctgctccgccgcgccaGCGTCCCCCTCGTCATCTCCCAGATACTC GCCGGTGCGCTGCTCGGGCCGTCGTTCCTCGGCCGGGTCTccccgcacgccggcgagctcttCGCCATGCCGGAGGGGTGGGTGCAGATCAACACGGTCGGCGGCTACGCCTTCATGCTGCAGATCTTCGTCATCGGCGTCAAGACGGACCTCGGCGTGTTCGTCAAGTCTGGTAAGAAGGCCGTCGCCATCGCCATCATCGGCACCGTCGCGCCCCAGGTCGCCATgagcgccgccggcgccgcgctcaGCGCGCGCGTGCCGGCGTCCTGGAAGGCCACGTTCATGCTCACGGGCCTCACCTCGTCCTGGTGGCTCTCCGCGTTCATCGTCGTCTGCTGCACGCTGGACGACCTCAACCTCCTCTCCTCCAAGCTCGGCCGCCTCGCCATGTCCGCCGCGCTCATCGGCGACTTCGCCAACAACCTCTCCGTCGCCTTCATCACGTCCTACCTCCTCGCGTCCAGCCCCTCCGAGAAGCTCCAGCGGATCGGCTTCGTGTCCATCGCCACCTTCACCATCTTCGTCGGGTTCGTGGTGTTCGTGGCACGCCCGGCCATCCTGCGGCTGATGCGCGACGTGCCGGAGGGCGCGCTCCTCTGCGAGGCGCGCCTTGTCGCCGTCCTGCTCATCACCATCACCTGCGGCTTCGCCAGCAAGGTGCTCGGCCTCCACGCCACGTACGGCCCCTTCATGCTGGGGCTACTGCTCCCCGGCGGCGCCTCTCTCGGGGTCACCATGGCGGAGCGGCTGGACCGGCTGGTCGCCGGCTTGCTCCTGCTGCTCATGTTCGCGCAGGGCGGCATGAGGCTGGACGTCTACAAGATGACGGACGCCTCGACGTGCCTCCTCCTCGAGGTGTTCCTGGTGGTCGGCGTTGTCGCCAAGTTCGCCTCGTGCATGGCGCCGTGCCTGTTCTGCGGGATGTCGCACCGGGAGGCCTTCATCGTCGGCCTCATGATGAACTTCAAAGGCATCATTGACGTCGTCTACGCCTCAGCGTTCATGGACGCTAAGGTGTTCGATGAACAAGTGTACGCGACGTTCATCATCACCTCGCTGGCGGTGGGCGCAACGAccgcggcggcggtgaagcACATCTACCACCCCGAGGAGAAGTACGTGGCGTACCGGCGGTGCACGGTGCAGCACAAGAAGATAGACGAGGAGCTGCGGGTGCTGGCGTGCGTGCATTCGCAGGCCGACGTGGGGCCGATGCTGGCGCTGCTCGACGCGTCCAGCCCGTCGCCGGAGTCGCCGATCACCCTCTACCTGCTGCACCTCGCGCCGTTCGCCGGGCTCACCACCTCCGTGCTCCGCCCCTACAAGCTCGGCGACCGCAACTCCGCACCGTCGGGTGCCGGCACCAACTCGGAGCACATCGTCAACGCGTTCCGGTTCTTCATGCAGCAGCGGCCGCCGGGCTCCGTGTCGCTGCTCCCGTTCGTCTGCATCGCGCCCAACGCCACCGTGCACGACGACGTGTGCGCCGTCGCGCTCGAGAAGCGCGCCATGCTCATCGTCGTGCCGTTTCACCAGCGCCTCGCCATCGACGGCTCCGTCGAGAACACCACGGAGAAGGCCGGCGCCATCCAGGCGGCCAACTTCAACGTGCTCCACTACTCGCCCTGCTCCGTCGCGATCCTCGTCGACCGGGGCAGCCTCTCCGTCGTGCCCGGGGAAGGCGCCGACACCGACGGGTTCCCTCACCGCGTCGCGCTGTATTTCCTCGGCGGACCGGAAGACCGGGAGGCGCTGGCGCTAGCGATGTACATGGCCGAGGACGCGCCGATAGGGCTTACCGTTTCCCGGTTCGTGCTGCCGCCGGAGTGGCGCAACGGCGGCGACACCGTCGAGGACCGGCTCGACGAGGAGGCGGTGCAGGAGTACGTCCGGCGGCTGGTCGACGGCCAACGGCTCGTGTACAGCGAGCACATGGTCACTGGCTCCGGCGGCATGGTTGCTGTCATCCGCGAGACGAGCCGGGCTTCCGACCTGCTGATCGTCGGCCGGCGAGCGGAGAGCCCCGAGTCGGCGCTGACGGCCGGC ATATCGGACTGGAGCGAGCACCTGGAGCTCGGCGTCCTCGGCGACCTGCTCACATCGGCGGACTTCGGGTGCCGGTTGTCGACGCTGGTGGTGCAGCAGCAGAccagggccgccgccggcgagatcAGCCGCCAGTCCTCGGTGAAGAACGTGGAGCAGCGACTCGAATCTGACGGCCAAGTTTGTAAACAACGGAACTTTGTTTAG
- the LOC112896986 gene encoding cation/H(+) antiporter 15-like, which yields MHACMQRGLPMFVAQPSPRLVPRAIVSPWLAAILHASHPARHGKFPILPGALFPAAPSTRALLAPSPWPPMSLDAPPGAHLHGELTVNKSLFCFPPNNSAATSSGVFAGDDPLKFYFPLLLYHVCTVFALSRAIHAMLRGANVPLVISQILAGALLGPSFLGKVLPHAGELFATPEGWVQINTVGGYAFMLQIFVVGVKTDLGMIVKSGKKAVAIAFFGTAAPHLTMFAAGAALKARVPAAWKATFMLTNLNSWWSLSAFIVVCCTLDDLNLLSSKLGRLAMSSALIGDFANTFSIAGVTSYLLASSPSEKIQRIGFLSLITFSVFIGFMAFVARPTILRLMRDVPEGAFLCEARLVAVLLITITCSFAGEILGLHATYGPFMLGLMLPGGAPLGVTLAERLDRLVAGVLMPLLFAQGGMRMDIFKLADASTCLLLEVFLVVGAVSKFVFCMLPCLYFGMSHEEAFLIGLMMNFKGITEVVYASAFMDAKVFDDQVYTTFMINVLVVGATTASLVKHMYHPEEKYVAYRRRTVQHKKLGEELRLLACVHSQADVEPMLALLDASSPTPASPIAVYLLHLAPLAGLTTSVLRPFKRGDRNCTPSGGTDAERIVNAFQFFVQQRPLGSASLLPYVCIAPYATMHDDVCAVALEKRATLIVVPFHKRLAIDGSVENTTANAGAVQAANINVLNYSPCSVAFLVDRGSLSVVPAAAPVGDADGYPHRVAMYFLGGPDDREALALAAYMAEDAQIGLTVFRFVLPPEWRKGGDLEEDRLDDEAVEEHVRRGVDDRRLVYSENVVSGSDEMVAVIRKASPASDLLIVGRRAESPESPLTAGISDWSEHMELGVLGDLLTSTDFGCRVTTLVVQQQTRAAAGEVSRSPRPESDGHV from the exons atgcatgcatgcatgcaaagAGGGCTTCCCATGTTTGTCGCTCAGCCATCGCCCCGGCTTGTCCCGCGTGCTATAGTGAGTCCTTGGCTGGCTGCCATCTTGCACGCAAGTCATCCGGCGCGCCATGGAAAATTCCCCATTCTTCCCGGCGCTCTATTCCCTGCTGCCCCCTCCACCCGTGCTCTCCTCGCCCCAAGCCCCTGGCCGCCCATGTCGCTGGATGCGCCGCCCGGCGCGCACCTGCACGGGGAGCTCACCGTCAACAAGAGCCTCTTCTGCTTCCCGCCCAACAACTCCGCTGCCACCTCCTCCGGCGTCTTCGCCGGCGACGACCCGCTCAAGTTCTACTTCCCGCTGCTCCTCTACCATGTCTGCACCGTCTTCGCGCTCTCCCGCGCCATCCACGCCATGCTCCGCGGCGCCAACGTCCCCCTCGTCATCTCCCAGATCCTC GCCGGCGCGCTGCTCGGGCCATCCTTCCTCGGCAAGGTGCTcccgcacgccggcgagctcttCGCCACGCCGGAGGGGTGGGTGCAGATCAACACGGTTGGGGGCTACGCCTTCATGCTGCAGATCTTCGTCGTCGGCGTAAAGACGGACCTCGGCATGATCGTCAAGTCCGGCAAGAAGGCCGTCGCCATCGCCTTCTTCGGCACCGCTGCGCCGCACCTCACCATGTTCGCTGCGGGCGCCGCGCTCAAGGCGCGCGTGCCGGCGGCCTGGAAGGCCACCTTCATGCTCACCAACCTCAACTCGTGGTGGTCGCTCTCCGCGTTCATCGTGGTCTGCTGCACGCTGGACGACCTCAACCTCCTCTCCTCCAAGCTCGGCCGCCTTGCCATGTCCTCCGCGCTCATCGGCGACTTCGCCAACACCTTCTCCATCGCCGGCGTCACGTCCTACCTCCTCGCGTCGAGCCCCTCGGAGAAGATCCAGCGGATCGGCTTCCTGTCCCTCATCACCTTCAGCGTCTTCATCGGGTTCATGGCGTTCGTGGCGCGCCCGACCATCCTGCGGCTGATGCGCGACGTGCCGGAGGGCGCGTTCCTCTGCGAGGCGCGCCTCGTGGCCGTGCTGCTCATCACCATCACCTGCAGCTTCGCCGGCGAGATCCTCGGCCTGCACGCCACGTACGGCCCCTTCATGCTGGGGCTCATGCTCCCCGGCGGCGCCCCGCTCGGGGTCACCCTGGCGGAGCGGCTGGACCGCCTGGTCGCCGGGGTGCTCATGCCACTGCTGTTCGCGCAGGGCGGCATGAGGATGGATATCTTCAAGCTGGCCGACGCCTCGACGTGCCTCCTCCTCGAGGTGTTCCTCGTCGTCGGCGCCGTCTCCAAGTTCGTCTTCTGCATGCTGCCGTGCCTCTACTTCGGGATGTCGCACGAGGAAGCCTTCCTCATCGGCCTCATGATGAACTTCAAAGGCATCACCGAGGTCGTCTACGCCTCCGCGTTCATGGAcgccaaggtgttcgacgacCAGGTGTACACGACCTTCATGATCAACGTGCTGGTGGTGGGCGCGACGACGGCGTCGCTGGTGAAGCACATGTACCACCCGGAGGAGAAGTACGTGGCGTACCGGCGGCGCACGGTGCAGCACAAGAAGCTGGGCGAGGAGCTGCGGCTGCTAGCGTGCGTGCACTCGCAGGCCGACGTGGAGCCGATGCTGGCGCTGCTCGACGCGTCCAGCCCGACGCCCGCGTCGCCGATCGCGGTGTACCTCCTCCACCTCGCGCCGCTCGCGGGGCTCACCACCTCCGTGCTCCGCCCCTTCAAGCGCGGCGACCGCAACTGCACGCCGTCGGGCGGCACTGACGCGGAGCGCATCGTCAACGCCTTCCAGTTCTTCGTGCAGCAGCGCCCGCTGGGCTCCGCGTCGCTGCTCCCCTACGTCTGCATCGCGCCCTACGCCACCATGCACGACGACGTCTGCGCCGTCGCGCTCGAGAAGCGCGCCACGCTCATCGTCGTGCCGTTCCACAAGCGCCTCGCCATCGACGGCTCCGTCGAGAACaccacggccaacgccggcgccGTCCAGGCCGCCAACATCAACGTGCTCAACTACTCCCCCTGCTCCGTCGCCTTCCTAGTCGACCGGGGCAGCCTCTCCGTCGtgcccgccgcggcgcccgtgGGCGACGCCGACGGGTACCCCCACCGCGTCGCGATGTACTTCCTCGGCGGGCCGGACGACCGGGAGGCGCTCGCGCTGGCAGCGTACATGGCGGAGGACGCGCAGATCGGGCTAACCGTGTTCCGGTTCGTGCTGCCGCCGGAGTGGCGCAAAGGCGGCGACCTCGAGGAGGACCGGCTCGACGACGAGGCGGTGGAGGAGCATGTCCGGCGGGGGGTCGATGACCGACGGCTCGTGTACAGCGAGAACGTGGTCAGTGGCTCCGACGAGATGGTTGCTGTCATCCGGAAGGCGAGCCCGGCATCCGACCTGCTGATCGTCGGCCGGCGAGCGGAGAGCCCGGAGTCGCCGCTGACGGCCGGCATATCGGACTGGAGCGAGCACATGGAGCTCGGCGTCCTCGGGGATCTCCTCACGTCGACGGACTTCGGGTGCCGAGTGACGACATTGGTAGTGCAGCAGCAGACTAGGGCGGCCGCCGGCGAAGTCAGCCGGTCGCCGCGGCCTGAATCTGACGGCCACGTCTGA